One genomic segment of Gossypium arboreum isolate Shixiya-1 chromosome 3, ASM2569848v2, whole genome shotgun sequence includes these proteins:
- the LOC108474570 gene encoding cytochrome b6-f complex iron-sulfur subunit, chloroplastic-like yields the protein MASSTFSPAAPSQLCAGKSGMFCPSRAFLVKPTRTHMVKNEKGMRITCQATSIPADRVPDMGKRQLMNLLLLGAISLPSGFMLVPYAAFFVPSGGRGTGGGTVAKDAIGNDVIAEEWLKTHGPGDRTLTQGLKGDPTYLVVEKDRTLATYGINAVCTHLGCVVPWNQAENKFICPCHGSQYNDQGRVVRGPAPLSLALAHAGVEDGKVVFVPWVETDFRTGDAPWWS from the exons ATGGCTTCCTCAACTTTCTCCCCTGCAGCTCCTTCGCAG CTATGCGCCGGCAAGAGTGGCATGTTCTGCCCATCACGAGCGTTTCTTGTGAAACCAACGAGAACCCATATGGTCAAAAACGAAAAGGGAATGAGGATCACATGCCAGGCCACTAGCATCCCTGCTGATAGAGTGCCAGACATGGGCAAGAGGCAGCTCATGAATCTGCTTCTGTTGGGGGCTATTTCACTTCCCTCAGGTTTCATGTTGGTTCCTTATGCAGCCTTCTTTGTCCCATCTGG GGGACGGGGTACCGGTGGTGGCACCGTTGCCAAGGACGCAATCGGAAATGATGTAATTGCCGAAGAATGGCTCAAGACTCATGGCCCTGGGGACCGAACCCTGACTCAAGGATTGAAG GGAGACCCAACCTACCTAGTGGTAGAGAAGGACAGAACTCTTGCAACATATGGTATAAATGCTGTGTGCACACACCTTGGGTGTGTTGTTCCGTGGAATCAAGCCGAGAACAAGTTCATATGCCCCTGCCATGGATCCCAATACAACGATCAAGGAAGAGTTGTGAGAGGGCCTGCCCCCTTG TCCTTGGCATTGGCACACGCTGGTGTTGAAGACGGGAAGGTAGTATTTGTTCCATGGGTGGAAACAGATTTCAGAACCGGTGACGCTCCATGGTGGTCTTAA